Proteins co-encoded in one Candidatus Moraniibacteriota bacterium genomic window:
- a CDS encoding DUF5655 domain-containing protein, producing the protein MALFSIQGEKTKKILSKSLDLEKKLQKLFENNLEDVLNITFLAHEYSTSFGGRIDTLGIDKNGSPAIIEYKKNQNDNVINQGLSYLRWLLDHKADFEILCRNNKVAVEIDWDSPRVICIAENYNKFDIDTADILPINIELLRYRIYENDILSLDIENYQKVRISTSGILKKARNQKEKQNVLQKNYLLEDHLKNAQKEIKLLFYKLREKITALDENIIEEAKAKYIAYKTSTNFVDIVVLGNSLKIFLNVKSGKLIDKNSIARDLTKPKSVGHWGNGDYEVKLQSENDLEKVFDLIKQSYGYNK; encoded by the coding sequence ATGGCATTATTTAGCATACAAGGCGAGAAAACTAAAAAGATTTTATCTAAAAGCTTAGATTTAGAAAAAAAACTTCAAAAATTATTCGAGAATAATCTTGAAGACGTTTTGAATATCACTTTTTTAGCCCATGAATATTCCACAAGTTTTGGCGGAAGAATTGATACATTGGGAATAGATAAAAACGGATCTCCCGCAATAATAGAATATAAAAAGAACCAAAATGATAATGTAATTAATCAAGGACTCTCCTATTTGCGATGGCTTTTAGATCATAAGGCTGATTTTGAAATATTATGCAGAAATAATAAAGTTGCAGTTGAAATTGATTGGGATTCGCCAAGGGTTATCTGTATAGCAGAAAACTATAATAAATTTGATATTGACACTGCGGATATTTTGCCTATAAATATTGAATTGCTAAGATATAGGATCTATGAAAACGATATTTTATCTCTAGACATAGAAAATTATCAAAAAGTAAGAATTTCAACTTCTGGCATATTAAAGAAAGCAAGAAATCAAAAAGAGAAGCAGAATGTTCTTCAGAAAAATTATTTATTAGAAGATCATCTGAAAAATGCGCAAAAGGAAATAAAATTACTTTTTTATAAGTTGCGAGAAAAGATCACAGCACTTGATGAAAATATTATTGAAGAGGCTAAGGCAAAGTATATCGCCTATAAAACTTCAACTAATTTTGTTGATATTGTGGTGCTTGGCAATAGTTTAAAAATATTTTTAAATGTGAAAAGTGGAAAACTTATTGATAAAAATTCAATAGCCAGAGACTTAACTAAGCCAAAATCCGTTGGTCATTGGGGGAATGGTGATTATGAGGTAAAATTGCAAAGCGAAAATGATTTAGAAAAAGTTTTTGACCTAATAAAACAAAGTTATGGTTATAATAAATAA
- a CDS encoding site-specific DNA-methyltransferase, which translates to MNSHYLIFGDALDILPKINKKFDAVIVDPPYNTANKNTKILKGRKARSSDFGKWDYFSDDEYLLFTDKWIKNTKNKVKESGNLLIFSKLEYISDIKRIYEKHDFKHHATIIWHKTNPAPQIRKTGFLSSCEAILWATKGFNEKKIDYTFNFTKQNEMHNHIKADFVETPICMGNERTKHPTQKPAKVLEHLLKIFTNENDWVLDCFAGSGTLQSSADQLKRNSISIENDNEYFEIMKNRAKKNNTTSKIVVLKNKNQLSKLKF; encoded by the coding sequence ATGAATTCACATTATTTAATATTCGGAGATGCTTTGGATATTTTGCCAAAAATCAATAAAAAATTCGATGCCGTAATTGTTGATCCTCCTTACAATACTGCTAATAAAAATACCAAGATATTAAAAGGAAGAAAGGCTAGATCATCAGATTTTGGAAAGTGGGATTATTTTTCTGATGATGAATATCTATTATTTACTGATAAATGGATAAAGAATACAAAAAATAAAGTTAAAGAATCTGGAAATTTGTTAATTTTTAGCAAATTAGAATATATTAGTGATATAAAAAGAATATATGAAAAGCATGATTTTAAACACCATGCTACTATTATTTGGCACAAAACTAATCCAGCCCCCCAAATTAGAAAAACAGGTTTTTTATCTTCATGTGAGGCAATTTTATGGGCAACGAAAGGATTTAATGAAAAAAAAATAGATTATACTTTCAATTTTACAAAGCAAAATGAAATGCATAATCACATCAAGGCTGATTTTGTAGAAACTCCGATATGCATGGGCAATGAAAGAACGAAACATCCCACTCAAAAACCAGCCAAGGTTTTAGAGCACTTACTAAAAATATTTACTAATGAAAATGACTGGGTTTTAGATTGTTTTGCCGGCAGTGGAACGCTTCAATCTTCAGCGGATCAATTAAAAAGGAACAGTATAAGTATAGAGAATGACAATGAATATTTTGAAATAATGAAAAATCGAGCGAAAAAAAATAACACAACCTCGAAAATAGTTGTGTTAAAAAATAAAAATCAATTAAGTAAACTAAAATTTTAA
- a CDS encoding site-specific DNA-methyltransferase: protein MKKIKSNSIDLIFADPPYNLSKSNFKIKFIKSGGSDLSTNKGHWDNFGDIEFEEFTKKWLQECYRILKNEGAIWVAGTYHNIYLTGYLLKKIGLEPLNEIIWHKSDATPNLSCTRFVADHENFIWARKTKKNTFNYGEMKKINHGKQMRCMWYGEAVLTRGKTAGGKKIHPTQKPEWLLEKIILATSNENDIIFDPFMGSGTTAVVAKRLKRNFIGSEVDKGYYIDSLKRLKK, encoded by the coding sequence ATGAAAAAAATTAAAAGCAACTCTATTGACTTGATATTTGCAGATCCTCCCTATAACCTAAGCAAAAGCAATTTTAAGATAAAATTCATAAAATCTGGCGGTTCTGATTTAAGCACAAATAAAGGGCATTGGGATAATTTTGGAGATATTGAATTCGAAGAATTTACAAAGAAATGGCTACAAGAATGTTATAGAATATTAAAAAATGAAGGAGCAATATGGGTTGCAGGAACTTATCATAATATTTATTTAACAGGATACTTATTAAAAAAAATAGGGCTTGAGCCTTTAAATGAAATAATATGGCACAAATCTGATGCTACACCAAATTTGTCTTGTACGAGATTTGTAGCTGATCATGAAAATTTCATATGGGCAAGAAAAACTAAAAAAAATACATTTAATTATGGTGAGATGAAAAAGATTAATCACGGAAAGCAAATGAGGTGCATGTGGTATGGAGAAGCTGTTTTGACAAGAGGAAAAACTGCGGGAGGAAAAAAAATACATCCTACACAAAAACCAGAATGGCTTTTAGAGAAAATAATACTAGCAACTTCAAATGAAAATGATATTATATTCGATCCTTTTATGGGTTCAGGGACTACTGCGGTTGTGGCGAAAAGATTAAAAAGAAATTTTATAGGTTCTGAAGTTGACAAGGGTTATTATATTGATTCACTTAAACGACTAAAAAAATAA
- a CDS encoding PH domain-containing protein codes for MLNIDSANKLNPKAIYLFALRSFIAWSLLMLVVVGLTIFVINIFNQKEIILSSSTKVGVGILNEYDYSKAFLLLIWLLPTIILSILSSLIWGFLVWKNYTFEITENSININYGIIKKTKDVIFYLDIEKIESEKLIAETLTGLVALTFYCSENKTSSFHKIVRNRIMQATYSSDFVDGRSIPGLSPEEALKLKETILSFIGNKINKN; via the coding sequence ATGCTAAACATTGATTCTGCAAATAAATTAAATCCAAAAGCTATATATTTATTTGCACTTAGATCATTTATCGCTTGGAGCTTACTAATGCTTGTTGTCGTCGGTCTTACAATATTTGTTATAAACATTTTTAATCAGAAAGAAATTATCTTATCATCTAGCACAAAAGTTGGAGTTGGAATTCTAAATGAATACGACTATAGCAAAGCATTTCTTTTATTAATTTGGTTATTGCCAACAATAATTTTGTCTATCCTTAGTTCGCTAATTTGGGGATTTCTAGTCTGGAAAAATTATACTTTTGAAATAACCGAAAATTCGATAAATATCAACTATGGAATTATAAAAAAAACAAAAGATGTGATTTTTTATTTGGATATTGAAAAAATTGAATCTGAAAAACTAATAGCAGAAACATTAACAGGATTGGTAGCTCTAACTTTCTATTGTTCTGAAAATAAAACAAGCTCATTTCATAAAATAGTAAGAAATAGAATTATGCAAGCAACTTATTCAAGTGATTTTGTTGATGGCAGATCAATTCCAGGACTTTCGCCTGAAGAAGCATTAAAATTGAAAGAGACAATCTTGTCGTTCATAGGAAACAAGATAAATAAGAATTAA
- a CDS encoding DNA-directed RNA polymerase subunit alpha C-terminal domain-containing protein — protein MLIHVAYAFRKNDQKVADIQARLIQGVIGMTCPFPEKGEINERAIIIKRLFMEAMRNNKPPVYSQLALQLFENMMFETDADIFTPKSSEDDMLTKSIEELELPIRAYRFLKSININTIGELVQKTETEILKERNAGQKILSQIKDALIEHDLYFAVRT, from the coding sequence ATGCTGATTCACGTGGCGTATGCCTTTAGAAAAAATGACCAAAAAGTTGCTGACATTCAAGCGCGACTCATTCAGGGGGTTATAGGTATGACCTGTCCATTTCCTGAAAAAGGTGAAATTAACGAAAGGGCAATAATAATTAAACGATTGTTTATGGAGGCAATGAGAAATAATAAACCCCCAGTTTATTCACAGTTAGCTCTACAACTTTTCGAAAACATGATGTTTGAAACAGACGCTGATATATTTACGCCAAAGTCTTCAGAAGATGACATGCTTACAAAAAGCATTGAGGAACTCGAATTACCTATTCGTGCATACAGATTTCTCAAAAGCATCAACATTAATACAATTGGAGAGTTAGTTCAAAAGACAGAAACAGAAATACTTAAGGAAAGAAATGCAGGCCAAAAGATACTTAGCCAAATAAAAGATGCTCTCATTGAGCATGATCTGTATTTCGCCGTAAGAACATAA
- a CDS encoding alpha/beta hydrolase, translated as MEKIIIKNRKDQNVVVLLERAANQKGLAFVMHGLGGFKEQEHIETFADAFKKKNYTVIRFDTTNTIGESDGNMVDATLTNYYEDLEDVIDWASKQNLYQQPFVLCGHSLGAISSALYAEKYPEKIKALAPISTVISGKLTEETPNFMEIGKEWEEKGIREWESKSQPGLVKKLKWSHVEDRRKYDLLPAVKKLKMPVLLIVGDLDDTTPLNQQELLYNSLPGKRELHIIRGAEHTFREKEHLDEIYKIFLRWIESL; from the coding sequence ATGGAAAAAATAATTATCAAAAACAGGAAAGATCAAAACGTTGTAGTTTTGTTAGAAAGAGCTGCAAATCAAAAAGGATTGGCATTTGTTATGCATGGACTAGGGGGTTTTAAGGAGCAAGAACATATTGAAACATTTGCCGATGCTTTCAAGAAAAAGAACTATACCGTAATTAGATTTGATACAACAAATACAATAGGTGAAAGCGATGGAAACATGGTTGACGCAACACTTACTAATTATTATGAAGACTTAGAAGATGTGATTGATTGGGCGAGTAAACAAAATCTTTATCAACAACCATTTGTTTTGTGTGGTCATAGTCTTGGTGCAATATCCTCGGCTTTATATGCTGAAAAATATCCAGAAAAAATAAAAGCTCTCGCTCCTATTTCCACGGTGATTTCCGGAAAGCTAACAGAAGAAACGCCAAATTTCATGGAAATTGGAAAAGAATGGGAAGAAAAAGGCATAAGAGAATGGGAAAGCAAAAGTCAGCCAGGTTTAGTTAAAAAATTAAAATGGTCGCATGTTGAAGACAGAAGGAAATACGATTTGCTTCCAGCGGTTAAAAAATTAAAAATGCCTGTACTTTTAATTGTTGGTGATTTAGACGATACCACTCCACTTAATCAACAAGAATTGCTATATAATAGTTTACCCGGGAAGAGAGAGCTCCATATTATAAGGGGCGCAGAACATACTTTTAGAGAAAAAGAGCATCTCGATGAAATATATAAAATATTTTTGAGGTGGATTGAAAGTCTATAG
- a CDS encoding DUF4405 domain-containing protein — protein sequence MNKPKVNYVIDFLAFISFIITALSGLVIKFFMPSGVRQGRFQEFLGVQKGAWSEVHDFFGILMIILVLVHFILHWDWIVCMTKNILKSNNCEVKK from the coding sequence ATGAATAAACCAAAAGTAAATTATGTTATAGATTTTTTAGCTTTTATTTCTTTTATCATCACCGCCCTCTCGGGTTTAGTGATAAAGTTTTTTATGCCTAGTGGAGTGAGGCAGGGCAGATTCCAGGAATTTCTTGGTGTCCAAAAAGGAGCTTGGTCAGAAGTCCACGATTTTTTTGGAATACTGATGATCATTCTTGTTTTGGTTCATTTTATCCTGCACTGGGACTGGATTGTTTGTATGACGAAAAATATATTAAAATCAAATAATTGTGAAGTTAAAAAATAA
- a CDS encoding 3D domain-containing protein produces MRIVKLVVFLLIAVCSVLPQTTLASEKSINVEENKNTFSEIIGLLSPGSITMREKASRDKMKNDFILKKETKSEEDIKREQVLNKWKEKQYKKWKNLPEGQFRINASAYTAAADECGKNDGITASGLKVKENRTIACPKEFPFGVKLKIEGMGIYTCEDRGGAIKGNKIDIYMETKKEAFRFGRQHLKAEIIEG; encoded by the coding sequence ATGCGTATTGTAAAGTTAGTCGTATTTTTATTAATAGCTGTTTGCTCTGTTTTACCACAAACAACATTAGCTAGTGAAAAAAGTATAAATGTGGAAGAAAATAAAAACACATTCTCAGAAATTATAGGCCTTCTTTCTCCCGGATCCATTACAATGAGAGAAAAAGCCTCTAGAGATAAAATGAAAAATGATTTTATCCTAAAAAAAGAAACCAAATCAGAAGAAGACATAAAAAGAGAACAAGTATTAAACAAATGGAAAGAAAAACAATATAAAAAATGGAAAAACTTGCCCGAAGGACAATTTAGAATAAATGCTTCAGCCTATACGGCAGCAGCCGATGAATGCGGTAAAAACGATGGAATTACAGCCTCGGGGCTAAAAGTGAAAGAAAACAGAACTATTGCCTGTCCCAAAGAATTTCCTTTCGGAGTTAAATTAAAAATAGAAGGAATGGGAATATACACCTGCGAAGATCGTGGGGGAGCGATCAAGGGTAATAAAATTGATATCTACATGGAAACAAAGAAAGAAGCATTTAGATTCGGGCGTCAGCATTTAAAAGCTGAAATTATCGAAGGATAA
- a CDS encoding uracil-DNA glycosylase produces MTKKEQMEQLNMLASLCNNCALRKGCSQVVSGDGNPEAEIMFIGEAPGKKEDEMGIPFVGAAGKFLNEMLASINLKREDIYIANVIKCRPPENRDPLPEEIGACWPWLEKQIEIIDPKLIITLGRHSLGRFFPLMKISEVHGKAFRRNFPKIGSRVFYALYHPAAALYNGSMREVLIKDFRKIPKILEKTKKEQ; encoded by the coding sequence ATGACAAAAAAGGAACAAATGGAACAATTAAATATGCTCGCTTCTCTCTGTAATAACTGCGCGCTCCGCAAAGGTTGTTCTCAGGTTGTCTCTGGGGACGGCAATCCTGAAGCTGAAATTATGTTTATTGGTGAAGCACCAGGAAAAAAAGAAGATGAAATGGGAATTCCTTTCGTCGGAGCAGCCGGAAAATTCCTCAATGAAATGCTGGCATCTATAAATTTAAAACGTGAAGATATCTATATCGCCAATGTAATAAAGTGCCGTCCACCGGAAAATCGCGATCCGCTGCCGGAAGAAATTGGAGCTTGCTGGCCATGGCTAGAAAAACAAATCGAAATTATTGATCCCAAACTGATAATAACGCTGGGAAGGCATTCTTTGGGAAGATTCTTCCCGCTTATGAAAATTTCTGAAGTTCACGGGAAAGCATTTCGTCGAAATTTTCCCAAAATAGGTTCCCGGGTTTTCTACGCGCTCTATCATCCGGCTGCTGCACTCTATAATGGAAGTATGCGCGAAGTGCTCATAAAAGATTTCAGAAAAATTCCAAAGATTTTAGAAAAAACAAAAAAAGAGCAGTAA
- a CDS encoding YfcE family phosphodiesterase, translating into MQIAIISDIHDNITNLTKVLDYCREHKIEKTICCGDLASLETLDFLNDNFQKEIFFVFGNMDDDYLRNYPFENNIYKHTKIFKDFGEAEIEKQKIAFVHKPEPAKNLCETGKYDFVFHGHTHKPWTEKINNRTILNPGNVANQIYPPTFAVWHTENNKFDLIKINELV; encoded by the coding sequence ATGCAAATCGCTATTATTTCTGACATTCATGACAATATCACCAATCTCACGAAAGTGTTGGATTATTGCCGTGAGCATAAAATTGAAAAAACAATCTGCTGCGGAGATTTGGCGTCGCTGGAAACTCTGGATTTCCTGAATGATAATTTTCAGAAAGAAATATTTTTTGTTTTCGGTAACATGGATGATGATTATCTCAGAAATTATCCTTTTGAAAATAATATATACAAACACACCAAAATATTCAAAGACTTTGGCGAAGCTGAAATTGAAAAACAAAAAATTGCTTTTGTACATAAGCCGGAACCAGCTAAAAACTTATGCGAAACAGGAAAATATGATTTCGTTTTCCATGGCCATACTCACAAGCCATGGACTGAAAAAATAAACAACCGTACGATTCTTAATCCCGGCAATGTTGCCAATCAGATTTATCCGCCAACATTTGCGGTGTGGCATACAGAAAATAACAAATTTGATCTGATCAAAATAAATGAACTAGTATAA
- a CDS encoding helix-turn-helix domain-containing protein: MEYIEKLINLGLNEKEAKVYLALLPLQKATAYYIALKSGLKKPTTYVILEELVKRGFVLKTPQDKKSFYIAKSPQECINLVQQKFNEAKEILPELLAMQKKNIGKVNVSYFEGPEGVKEVYKDTLKHGQEFLAFGSENMADVLGNEWMDSFIKDRVKNKISVRAIVPQTEYYAKNLLEKDKEQLRSMKFIDSKDFPFSIEIDIYGDSKVSLISAKESMAAIIESTEVCKTMKSIFELLWKKLPENTLDKN, translated from the coding sequence ATGGAATACATTGAAAAACTAATTAATTTGGGCTTAAATGAAAAAGAGGCTAAAGTATACTTAGCTCTTTTGCCTCTACAAAAAGCTACAGCCTATTATATTGCCCTCAAAAGCGGCTTAAAAAAGCCAACAACCTATGTTATTTTAGAAGAATTAGTCAAAAGGGGCTTTGTTTTGAAAACCCCTCAAGATAAAAAAAGCTTCTACATAGCTAAATCTCCCCAGGAATGTATAAATTTAGTTCAGCAAAAATTTAACGAAGCCAAAGAAATTTTGCCGGAACTTTTGGCAATGCAAAAGAAAAACATAGGCAAAGTAAATGTTTCCTATTTCGAGGGACCGGAGGGCGTGAAAGAAGTTTACAAAGACACCCTGAAACATGGACAGGAATTTCTAGCCTTTGGATCTGAAAACATGGCCGATGTTTTGGGCAATGAATGGATGGACAGCTTCATTAAAGATCGGGTAAAAAATAAAATATCCGTAAGAGCCATTGTCCCCCAGACGGAATATTATGCAAAAAATCTCTTGGAGAAAGATAAGGAGCAATTGAGGTCGATGAAATTTATTGACTCGAAAGATTTTCCTTTCTCGATTGAAATTGATATTTATGGTGATTCAAAAGTTTCCTTGATATCAGCCAAAGAATCTATGGCAGCCATCATTGAAAGCACAGAGGTCTGCAAAACCATGAAATCAATTTTTGAATTGCTTTGGAAAAAACTGCCGGAGAATACTTTAGATAAAAATTAA
- a CDS encoding radical SAM protein, which yields MKQITQHGLGRKNAGNLQTIWVELPGYCNLACSYCFARGGENIDVANLLTWENYELIIDEAKKIGINSISIPGAGEPFIAKNLDLAMRFLHKCKEVGIFVTLFTTAEFITDELADELFSLPVELMVKGNSLNPEMQDRFVSDPNRGRIIHGFGERRNAAIELLMQHGFNDEAKCMESFGCKSRMALVSSIMTDESELSNYDEIVDILRFCRKNNFIFDCDSVLGIGRGASCSLCTADERLKAKMIELQRVDREEFGNFWEISQSYVGAVCDRFHHHLYINQYGDIRPCIGANGVDLGNVRGISLFDAFNKTEMVIIRNKQYSGKCAEQCANFAEGKCNSCLGRRTKDLTNENLLAKGAVETIGCWNFRKKV from the coding sequence ATGAAACAAATTACACAACATGGGTTGGGGAGAAAGAATGCGGGTAATTTGCAGACAATCTGGGTTGAACTGCCTGGTTACTGCAATTTAGCATGTTCCTACTGCTTTGCTCGCGGTGGAGAAAACATTGATGTTGCAAATTTGTTGACCTGGGAAAATTATGAATTGATTATCGATGAAGCAAAAAAAATCGGAATCAATTCGATATCCATTCCAGGAGCTGGTGAGCCGTTCATCGCCAAGAATCTTGATCTGGCAATGAGGTTTTTGCATAAATGTAAAGAAGTCGGCATATTTGTAACTTTGTTTACAACTGCCGAATTCATTACCGATGAATTGGCCGACGAGTTGTTTTCTTTACCAGTCGAATTGATGGTTAAGGGAAACAGTCTTAACCCGGAAATGCAGGATCGTTTTGTTTCTGACCCTAATCGTGGAAGAATTATTCACGGCTTTGGGGAAAGACGCAACGCGGCTATCGAACTTCTTATGCAACATGGCTTCAACGACGAAGCTAAGTGTATGGAAAGTTTCGGTTGCAAATCACGCATGGCACTGGTATCGTCGATCATGACGGACGAAAGTGAATTGTCCAACTATGATGAAATCGTAGACATCCTGCGGTTTTGTCGGAAAAACAATTTCATTTTCGATTGTGACAGTGTTCTGGGGATTGGCCGCGGTGCATCCTGCAGTCTTTGTACAGCAGACGAGAGATTGAAAGCCAAAATGATCGAGCTTCAGCGAGTTGATCGCGAAGAGTTCGGGAATTTTTGGGAAATCTCGCAGAGCTATGTCGGGGCGGTGTGTGATCGCTTCCATCACCATTTATACATTAATCAGTATGGCGATATTCGCCCCTGTATTGGTGCAAATGGTGTGGATCTCGGAAACGTAAGAGGCATTTCTTTATTTGATGCTTTTAACAAAACCGAGATGGTCATTATCCGGAACAAGCAATACTCTGGCAAATGCGCAGAGCAGTGTGCGAATTTCGCCGAAGGCAAATGCAATTCTTGCCTCGGTCGTCGCACGAAAGACTTGACCAATGAGAACTTGTTGGCCAAGGGTGCAGTTGAAACAATCGGTTGCTGGAACTTTCGCAAGAAAGTCTAG
- a CDS encoding deoxyribonuclease IV, translating into MHIGCHVSIAGGIQNAPERAHNLGCETMQIFTRSPQGGPAPKLTSEIISDFKLKAKNYKLKAVVVHTPYYINFASANNRIRYGSVSVVRDELERASLLGAKYVMTHLGSAGELSENEASEKIIEMLKKTLDGYTGSAKLLIENSAGAGKIIGDSFLEIAKIIKKVNHSKLVGICLDTQHSFASGYDWHNFENTIKKINTEIGLENIKLIHANDSITEFNSKKDRHEHIGQGKIGAEIFQKIVKLAQEKNIDMILETEHEKVKEDIELIKKLRG; encoded by the coding sequence ATGCACATAGGTTGTCATGTTTCTATTGCAGGCGGAATCCAAAACGCACCTGAGCGCGCACATAATCTTGGCTGTGAGACCATGCAGATTTTTACCCGCTCTCCTCAGGGCGGACCAGCCCCTAAACTTACTTCTGAAATTATCAGCGACTTTAAGTTAAAAGCTAAAAACTATAAGCTAAAAGCTGTTGTTGTTCATACTCCATATTATATTAATTTTGCTTCTGCCAATAACCGTATCCGCTATGGCAGCGTGAGTGTTGTGCGTGATGAACTTGAGCGTGCTTCTCTTTTAGGCGCAAAATATGTCATGACACATCTAGGCAGCGCTGGCGAACTTTCTGAAAATGAAGCAAGCGAAAAGATAATTGAAATGCTCAAAAAAACTTTGGACGGCTATACTGGATCTGCAAAACTTTTAATTGAAAATAGTGCTGGTGCCGGAAAGATAATTGGTGATTCTTTTTTAGAAATTGCAAAAATAATTAAAAAAGTAAATCATTCAAAACTGGTTGGCATATGTCTCGACACACAGCATTCTTTTGCGTCCGGCTATGATTGGCATAATTTTGAAAACACTATTAAAAAAATCAATACTGAAATAGGACTTGAAAATATCAAACTTATCCACGCCAATGATTCTATAACAGAATTTAATTCTAAAAAAGATCGCCACGAACACATCGGCCAAGGAAAAATCGGCGCAGAAATTTTTCAAAAAATAGTAAAGCTCGCTCAAGAAAAAAATATCGACATGATTCTGGAAACAGAACATGAAAAAGTCAAAGAAGATATTGAACTTATCAAAAAACTTCGGGGATAA
- a CDS encoding bifunctional oligoribonuclease/PAP phosphatase NrnA, with the protein MKNLDTEFKTLSYIIKNSKKILLFAHTNPDGDTSGSVLAMKEYITSLNKTADIACFDPIPSFLEMLTEQKFEFPEHLDFKSYDIIIGCDSVERGFQSVLSSINENTVTVIIDHHPDINLTADVVIIDSKSSSVCEIIYEYFISQNIIISKNIATFLMVGILSDTGNFQHSNTTSRVMEISADLLKKGASVPKIIKATFANKKLSTLKLWGRAFEKAKINPANGLITTVLTKEDIESCNATTEDIGQVASILNTVPGTKLSLVLSEREDGIIKGSLRSEEYKGINVSEIAHLFGGGGHKLASGFEIKGKIVETENGWEIV; encoded by the coding sequence ATGAAAAACCTAGACACAGAATTTAAAACCCTTTCCTATATAATAAAGAATTCTAAAAAAATTCTTCTTTTCGCGCATACTAATCCTGACGGAGATACTTCGGGTTCTGTTTTGGCCATGAAAGAATATATCACCTCTTTAAACAAGACCGCAGATATTGCCTGTTTCGATCCTATCCCTTCCTTCCTAGAAATGCTGACCGAACAAAAATTTGAATTCCCTGAACATCTAGATTTTAAATCTTATGATATTATTATTGGCTGCGACAGTGTTGAACGTGGTTTTCAATCAGTTCTTTCATCAATTAATGAAAACACAGTCACAGTTATAATAGACCACCATCCAGATATCAATCTAACTGCAGATGTTGTGATTATAGATTCAAAAAGCTCTTCCGTCTGCGAAATAATTTATGAATATTTTATTTCCCAAAATATCATTATTTCAAAAAATATTGCCACCTTTCTTATGGTAGGGATCCTATCAGATACGGGTAACTTTCAACATTCAAATACAACTAGTCGAGTCATGGAAATTTCCGCTGATTTATTAAAAAAAGGAGCTTCCGTACCGAAAATCATTAAAGCTACTTTTGCCAACAAAAAATTATCCACTTTAAAATTATGGGGACGTGCTTTTGAAAAAGCAAAAATAAATCCGGCCAATGGGCTTATAACTACTGTTTTGACAAAAGAAGATATTGAATCATGCAATGCCACAACTGAAGACATTGGGCAAGTAGCTTCTATTTTAAATACTGTTCCAGGAACAAAATTATCTCTGGTTCTTTCAGAACGAGAAGATGGGATTATAAAAGGCAGCCTCAGAAGTGAGGAATATAAAGGTATTAATGTTTCTGAAATCGCTCATCTTTTTGGCGGTGGCGGACATAAGCTGGCTTCGGGTTTCGAAATTAAAGGAAAAATTGTAGAAACTGAGAATGGCTGGGAAATAGTTTAG
- the rbfA gene encoding 30S ribosome-binding factor RbfA, whose product MSERIQKVNKLIKRHLGEIFLKELSLKPGLFLTISKVDTTPDLRYTQVFVSVFPYKEGGYAMKTLSKEIYFIQGLLNKKLAMRPLPKITFHLDSTEEKADEIEKILMNL is encoded by the coding sequence ATGTCAGAAAGAATTCAAAAGGTAAACAAACTTATAAAGCGCCACTTGGGAGAAATATTCTTAAAAGAATTAAGCCTGAAGCCAGGGCTTTTTTTGACTATTTCAAAAGTTGACACAACTCCCGATCTTCGATATACTCAAGTGTTCGTAAGCGTTTTTCCCTATAAAGAAGGGGGATATGCAATGAAAACCCTATCGAAAGAAATTTATTTCATCCAGGGTTTACTAAATAAAAAATTAGCTATGCGTCCTCTTCCTAAAATAACCTTTCACTTGGATTCGACTGAAGAAAAAGCTGATGAAATCGAAAAAATACTGATGAATTTATAG